Proteins from one Faecalibacterium sp. I3-3-33 genomic window:
- the dcm gene encoding DNA (cytosine-5-)-methyltransferase, with product MEQIRVVELFAGVGGFRLGLEQASANFQTVWANQWEPSMQAQFAFDCYERHFGHRPEHVCQNIVTAKEGIPPHDLLIGGFPCQDYSIAKKDARGIEGKKGVLWWEINTILQTHRPRYVLLENVDRLIKSPAWQKGRDFSIILRCFYEAGYAVEWRVINAADYGEAQRRRRTFLFAFRNDTALFREAAEGICVSGLKAAHRLLLQDGFFAPSFPLYGFERKYSEGWLDEFQYLDLKDLSAKQSCHFYDSGLMVNGRYYSVESIPVQFPYRPLCSILEDCKPDKRYFLSAVDMERWQYLKGAKHELRHRKNGVPYFFSEGAMAFPDRLDLPSRTMLTSEGTVSRSSHVVVDPQTQRLRTLTPIECERLNGFPDNWTAGMPERMRYFTMGNALVVPLVKAMGRRITALAEIDQSS from the coding sequence ATGGAGCAGATCCGTGTCGTTGAGCTTTTTGCCGGAGTCGGTGGTTTCCGTCTTGGACTGGAACAGGCATCTGCCAACTTTCAAACCGTCTGGGCAAACCAGTGGGAGCCATCCATGCAAGCTCAATTTGCTTTTGATTGCTATGAACGGCATTTTGGGCATCGTCCAGAACACGTTTGCCAGAACATCGTGACCGCCAAAGAGGGCATCCCGCCCCACGACCTTTTGATAGGCGGCTTTCCCTGTCAGGACTACTCCATCGCCAAGAAAGACGCTCGCGGGATAGAAGGGAAGAAAGGTGTCCTCTGGTGGGAGATAAATACCATCCTGCAAACTCATCGGCCCCGCTATGTCCTTCTGGAAAATGTTGACCGCCTTATCAAATCACCAGCATGGCAAAAAGGCCGCGACTTCTCTATCATCCTGCGGTGTTTCTACGAGGCCGGATACGCCGTCGAATGGAGGGTCATAAACGCCGCCGACTACGGCGAAGCACAGCGCAGACGGCGGACTTTCCTTTTTGCATTCCGAAATGACACAGCTCTGTTCCGAGAAGCTGCCGAAGGCATCTGTGTAAGTGGACTAAAAGCCGCCCACCGACTGCTCCTGCAAGATGGCTTCTTTGCGCCGAGCTTTCCCTTGTATGGATTTGAACGGAAATATAGCGAGGGCTGGCTTGATGAATTCCAATATCTCGACCTGAAGGATCTGTCCGCCAAACAGTCTTGCCATTTCTATGATTCCGGGCTGATGGTCAATGGACGGTATTATTCGGTCGAAAGTATCCCAGTTCAGTTCCCATATCGTCCGCTCTGCTCCATTCTTGAGGATTGTAAGCCTGACAAGAGGTACTTTCTCTCTGCTGTCGATATGGAACGCTGGCAATATCTCAAGGGTGCGAAGCACGAATTACGCCATCGAAAAAATGGAGTGCCCTATTTCTTTTCCGAGGGAGCAATGGCGTTCCCTGATAGGCTGGATCTGCCATCGCGCACCATGCTGACCAGCGAGGGTACTGTATCGCGCAGCTCTCATGTAGTTGTTGACCCACAAACGCAACGGCTGCGCACCCTAACGCCCATCGAATGCGAACGGCTCAACGGATTTCCAGATAACTGGACAGCCGGGATGCCGGAACGAATGCGCTATTTCACGATGGGAAACGCGCTTGTCGTTCCTCTGGTCAAGGCAATGGGCAGGCGAATCACCGCCTTGGCAGAGATTGACCAGAGCAGTTGA
- the dcm gene encoding DNA (cytosine-5-)-methyltransferase yields the protein MFKYITERGVMKVSANSDIRVVELFAGVGGFRVGLERCSERFKTIWANQWEPGQAGQWAYKCYSKNFGEDSHCVNADIATVIDQVPPHDLLVGGFPCQDYSVASTGAKGIEGKKGVLWWSIYKIIQKNHPNYVLLENVDRLLKSPASQRGRDFGIILKCLQEEGYGVEWRVINAADYGWVQRRRRTFIFAFKNTTNQYKHLTSYLAEGENKDRSWLTSEGFFANAFPVYSELADPKKITNVDFTEYTDTVDVTKRFKAAFYNCGVLYNGSILSLEAVPQSKEPMTLNEIVVNGDVDKSYFIEDEDLEKWKYMKGSKTIERTSKTGFSYTFSEGPIAFPDPLDRPGRTMLTSEGTKNRSSHAITDPKTGELRILLPEECERMNGFPTGWTDTEMPERQRYFIMGNALVVPLITEMGKQLLNIL from the coding sequence ATGTTTAAGTATATCACAGAACGAGGTGTTATGAAAGTGTCAGCAAATAGCGATATCCGTGTTGTCGAGCTATTTGCCGGCGTTGGCGGTTTCCGCGTTGGATTAGAACGTTGTTCCGAAAGATTCAAAACGATTTGGGCAAACCAATGGGAACCCGGCCAAGCTGGTCAATGGGCTTATAAGTGCTACAGCAAGAACTTTGGCGAAGATTCCCACTGCGTGAACGCAGACATCGCCACTGTCATCGACCAAGTGCCGCCGCACGACCTTCTGGTGGGCGGTTTTCCCTGTCAGGACTATTCCGTTGCCAGCACAGGTGCAAAGGGCATCGAGGGCAAGAAAGGCGTGCTCTGGTGGTCTATCTATAAGATCATCCAGAAGAACCATCCGAACTATGTCCTGCTGGAGAATGTGGATCGTCTGCTGAAGTCTCCGGCATCCCAGCGTGGCCGCGATTTCGGTATCATCCTGAAGTGCTTGCAGGAAGAAGGTTATGGTGTCGAATGGCGCGTCATCAACGCCGCCGATTATGGCTGGGTGCAGCGCAGACGGCGCACCTTTATCTTCGCCTTCAAGAATACCACCAACCAATACAAGCACCTGACCTCCTATCTTGCTGAAGGGGAGAACAAAGACCGCTCTTGGCTAACAAGCGAGGGCTTCTTTGCCAATGCTTTTCCGGTCTATTCCGAATTGGCAGACCCTAAGAAGATCACCAATGTGGATTTTACCGAGTATACCGATACTGTCGATGTGACCAAGCGGTTCAAAGCCGCTTTCTACAACTGTGGTGTGTTATACAACGGTAGTATCCTTTCGCTGGAAGCTGTTCCGCAGAGCAAGGAGCCGATGACGCTCAACGAGATCGTGGTCAACGGCGATGTGGACAAGAGCTACTTCATCGAGGACGAGGATCTGGAAAAATGGAAGTATATGAAGGGTTCCAAGACCATTGAGCGCACTTCTAAGACCGGCTTTTCCTACACCTTCTCCGAAGGGCCTATCGCATTCCCTGACCCTCTCGACCGTCCCGGACGCACGATGCTCACCAGTGAAGGCACCAAGAACCGTAGCTCCCATGCAATCACCGACCCTAAGACTGGAGAACTGCGTATCCTGTTGCCGGAAGAATGCGAACGCATGAACGGATTCCCGACCGGCTGGACAGATACCGAGATGCCCGAGCGTCAGCGTTACTTCATCATGGGCAATGCACTCGTTGTTCCTCTCATCACGGAAATGGGCAAGCAGTTACTGAATATCCTATAA